From Penaeus vannamei isolate JL-2024 chromosome 12, ASM4276789v1, whole genome shotgun sequence, the proteins below share one genomic window:
- the RpL36A gene encoding large ribosomal subunit protein eL42 isoform X2 produces MVNVPKSRRTFCIKCKKHQNHKVSQYKKSKERKFAQGRRRYDRKQAGYGGQTKPIFRKKAKTTKKIVLKMECNKCRIKSQLPLKRCKHFELGGDKKRKGQMIQF; encoded by the exons ATG GTGAATGTACCCAAGTCCAGACGCACCTTCTGCATCAAGTGCAAGAAGCACCAGAACCACAAGGTCTCGCAATACAAGAAGTCCAAG GAACGCAAGTTTGCCCAGGGTCGTCGCCGTTACGACAGGAAGCAGGCTGGATATGGTGGTCAGACAAAGCCTATCTTCAGAAAGAAG GCCAAGACCACCAAGAAGATTGTGCTGAAGATGGAATGCAACAAGTGCAGAATCAAGTCACAGCTCCCCCTTAAGAGATGCAAGCACTTTGAGCTTGGAGGtgacaagaagaggaagggacagatGATCCAGTTCTAA
- the LOC113828520 gene encoding uncharacterized protein isoform X1 translates to MSTTEKSVANAGDDEVKKGTKRAAEEATDDAKKLKGEENGEEEVEEEEDLEGEEDEDDLAEAEEELDEEAEEEEEGEGEEGEGEEDEEEEEDA, encoded by the exons ATGTCAACCACGGAGAAGTCTGTCGCTAACGCTGGCGACGATGAGGTCAAGAAGGGAACCAAGAGGGCGGCTGAG GAAGCCACCGATGACGCCAAGAagctgaagggagaggagaatggcgaggaggaagtagaggaggaggaggatctggagggagaggaggacgaggacgacctggcggaggccgaggaggagttAGACGAGGAAGCGGAAG aagaggaggaaggtgaaggcgaagagggcgagggagaggaagatgaggaggaggaggaggatgcgtaA
- the LOC113828520 gene encoding probable DNA-directed RNA polymerase subunit delta isoform X2, with amino-acid sequence MSTTEKSVANAGDDEVKKGTKRAAEEATDDAKKLKGEENGEEEVEEEEDLEGEEDEDDLAEAEEELDEEAEEEEGEGEEGEGEEDEEEEEDA; translated from the exons ATGTCAACCACGGAGAAGTCTGTCGCTAACGCTGGCGACGATGAGGTCAAGAAGGGAACCAAGAGGGCGGCTGAG GAAGCCACCGATGACGCCAAGAagctgaagggagaggagaatggcgaggaggaagtagaggaggaggaggatctggagggagaggaggacgaggacgacctggcggaggccgaggaggagttAGACGAGGAAGCGGAAG aggaggaaggtgaaggcgaagagggcgagggagaggaagatgaggaggaggaggaggatgcgtaA